In Erigeron canadensis isolate Cc75 chromosome 6, C_canadensis_v1, whole genome shotgun sequence, the following are encoded in one genomic region:
- the LOC122605403 gene encoding chalcone synthase 2-like isoform X2: MSSQNEFRKAQQAEGPAAILAIGTATPPNRVLQSTFADYYFRVTKSDGLKDLKKKFERICDKSMIKTRYMYLTEEILKEKPNICAYMAPSLNERQDIALVEVPKLGEEAATKAIKEWGQPKSKITHLVFSTSSGVDMPGADYQLTRLLGLDASVKRFVLYQQGCSAGGSAIRLAKDLAENNKGARVLVVCSEITAVTFRGPNEAHIDNLIGQGLFGDGAAAIILGSDPLLDVEKPLFELIYVAQTIVPDSESAINVNLREAGLIFHLREDVPRLISKNIENSLIEAFAPLGISNWNSLFWAMHPGGPAILDQVEQKLALQPDKLRASRQMLSEYGNMWGASVLFILDELRNYSATSGLNTTGEGQKWGVLFGFGPGLTVETVVLRSVSI, translated from the exons ATGTCAAGCCAAAATGAATTCAGAAAGGCGCAACAAGCTGAAGGCCCAGCGGCAATATTGGCCATTGGGACTGCTACACCTCCTAATCGTGTGCTCCAAAGCACGTTTGCAGATTACTACTTCCGTGTTACAAAAAGTGATGGCTTGAAAGAccttaaaaagaaatttgagcGCATTT GTGATAAATCTATGATAAAAACACGATACATGTACTTGACCGAGGAAATCTTGAAGGAGAAACCGAATATATGTGCTTACATGGCGCCGTCCCTGAACGAAAGACAAGATATAGCTTTGGTGGAAGTGCCAAAGCTTGGCGAAGAAGCGGCAACTAAGGCGATCAAGGAATGGGGTCAGCCAAAGTCGAAGATCACCCACTTAGTTTTTAGCACCTCAAGTGGCGTTGACATGCCAGGAGCGGATTACCAACTCACAAGACTCCTTGGCCTAGATGCGTCTGTAAAACGCTTTGTACTCTACCAGCAAGGTTGTTCTGCCGGTGGTTCAGCCATTCGTTTAGCTAAAGACTTAGCGGAGAACAACAAGGGGGCCCGTGTCCTGGTTGTTTGCTCGGAGATCACTGCTGTAACTTTTCGTGGGCCTAATGAAGCCCATATTGATAACCTTATTGGGCAGGGTTTGTTTGGTGATGGTGCAGCTGCCATCATTCTAGGGTCTGACCCATTGCTAGATGTCGAAAAACCACTTTTTGAGCTTATTTATGTGGCCCAAACAATTGTTCCTGATAGTGAGAGTGCAATTAACGTAAACTTACGTGAGGCTGGGCTTATATTTCATCTCCGTGAAGACGTTCCAAGACTTATCTCGAAGAACATTGAAAACAGTTTGATTGAAGCCTTTGCACCCTTGGGCATTTCTAATTGGAATTCACTTTTTTGGGCTATGCATCCAGGTGGACCTGCAATCTTGGACCAAGTGGAGCAGAAACTAGCCCTTCAGCCCGATAAGCTACGAGCCTCACGACAGATGCTTAGTGAATACGGCAATATGTGGGGTGCTTCTGTTCTTTTTATCCTAG ATGAACTACGAAACTATTCGGCTACAAGTGGGCTAAATACCACCGGGGAGGGTCAGAAATGGGGCGTGTTATTTGGTTTTGGACCCGGCCTCACTGTGGAGACAGTGGTCCTCCGTAGTGTGTCCATTTAA
- the LOC122605403 gene encoding chalcone synthase 2-like isoform X1, which yields MSSQNEFRKAQQAEGPAAILAIGTATPPNRVLQSTFADYYFRVTKSDGLKDLKKKFERICDKSMIKTRYMYLTEEILKEKPNICAYMAPSLNERQDIALVEVPKLGEEAATKAIKEWGQPKSKITHLVFSTSSGVDMPGADYQLTRLLGLDASVKRFVLYQQGCSAGGSAIRLAKDLAENNKGARVLVVCSEITAVTFRGPNEAHIDNLIGQGLFGDGAAAIILGSDPLLDVEKPLFELIYVAQTIVPDSESAINVNLREAGLIFHLREDVPRLISKNIENSLIEAFAPLGISNWNSLFWAMHPGGPAILDQVEQKLALQPDKLRASRQMLSEYGNMWGASVLFILDELRNYSATSGLNTTGEGQKWGVLFGFGPGLTVETVVLRSVSI from the exons ATGTCAAGCCAAAATGAATTCAGAAAGGCGCAACAAGCTGAAGGCCCAGCGGCAATATTGGCCATTGGGACTGCTACACCTCCTAATCGTGTGCTCCAAAGCACGTTTGCAGATTACTACTTCCGTGTTACAAAAAGTGATGGCTTGAAAGAccttaaaaagaaatttgagcGCATTT GTGATAAATCTATGATAAAAACACGATACATGTACTTGACCGAGGAAATCTTGAAGGAGAAACCGAATATATGTGCTTACATGGCGCCGTCCCTGAACGAAAGACAAGATATAGCTTTGGTGGAAGTGCCAAAGCTTGGCGAAGAAGCGGCAACTAAGGCGATCAAGGAATGGGGTCAGCCAAAGTCGAAGATCACCCACTTAGTTTTTAGCACCTCAAGTGGCGTTGACATGCCAGGAGCGGATTACCAACTCACAAGACTCCTTGGCCTAGATGCGTCTGTAAAACGCTTTGTACTCTACCAGCAAGGTTGTTCTGCCGGTGGTTCAGCCATTCGTTTAGCTAAAGACTTAGCGGAGAACAACAAGGGGGCCCGTGTCCTGGTTGTTTGCTCGGAGATCACTGCTGTAACTTTTCGTGGGCCTAATGAAGCCCATATTGATAACCTTATTGGGCAGGGTTTGTTTGGTGATGGTGCAGCTGCCATCATTCTAGGGTCTGACCCATTGCTAGATGTCGAAAAACCACTTTTTGAGCTTATTTATGTGGCCCAAACAATTGTTCCTGATAGTGAGAGTGCAATTAACGTAAACTTACGTGAGGCTGGGCTTATATTTCATCTCCGTGAAGACGTTCCAAGACTTATCTCGAAGAACATTGAAAACAGTTTGATTGAAGCCTTTGCACCCTTGGGCATTTCTAATTGGAATTCACTTTTTTGGGCTATGCATCCAGGTGGACCTGCAATCTTGGACCAAGTGGAGCAGAAACTAGCCCTTCAGCCCGATAAGCTACGAGCCTCACGACAGATGCTTAGTGAATACGGCAATATGTGGGGTGCTTCTGTTCTTTTTATCCTAGATGAACTACGAAACTATTCGGCTACAAGTGGGCTAAATACCACCGGGGAGGGTCAGAAATGGGGCGTGTTATTTGGTTTTGGACCCGGCCTCACTGTGGAGACAGTGGTCCTCCGTAGTGTGTCCATTTAA
- the LOC122605404 gene encoding chalcone synthase 2-like codes for MSSQNEFRKAQQAEGPAAILAIGTATPPNRVLQSTFADYYFRVTKSDGLKELKKKFERICDKSMIKTRYMYLTEEILKEKPNICAYMAPSLNERQDIALVEVPKLGEEAATKAIKEWGQPKSKITHLVFSTSSGVDMPGADYQLTRLLGLDASVKRFVLYQQGCSAGGSALRLAKDLAENNKGARVLVVCSEITAVTFRGPNEAHIDNLIGQGLFGDGAAAIILGSDPLLDVEKPLFELISVAQTIVPDSENAINVNLREAGLIFHLREDVPRLISKNIENSLIEAFEPLGISNWNSLFWAMHPGGPAILDQVEQKLALQPDKLRASRQMLSEYGNMWGASVLFILNELRNFSATSGLNTTGEGLKWGVLFGFGPGLTVETVVLRSVSI; via the exons ATGTCAAGCCAAAATGAATTCAGAAAGGCGCAACAAGCTGAAGGCCCAGCGGCAATATTGGCCATTGGGACTGCTACACCTCCTAATCGTGTGCTCCAAAGCACGTTTGCAGATTACTACTTCCGTGTTACAAAAAGTGATGGCTTGAAAgaacttaaaaagaaatttgagcGCATTT GTGATAAATCTATGATAAAAACACGATACATGTACTTGACCGAGGAAATCTTGAAGGAGAAACCGAATATATGTGCTTACATGGCGCCGTCCCTGAACGAAAGACAAGATATAGCGTTGGTGGAAGTGCCAAAGCTTGGCGAAGAAGCGGCAACTAAGGCGATCAAGGAATGGGGTCAGCCAAAGTCGAAGATCACCCACTTAGTTTTTAGCACCTCAAGTGGCGTTGACATGCCAGGAGCGGATTACCAACTCACAAGACTCCTCGGCCTAGATGCGTCTGTAAAACGCTTTGTACTCTACCAGCAAGGTTGTTCTGCCGGTGGTTCTGCCCTTCGTTTGGCTAAAGACTTGGCGGAGAACAACAAGGGGGCCCGTGTCCTGGTTGTTTGCTCAGAGATCACCGCTGTAACTTTTCGTGGGCCTAATGAAGCCCATATTGATAACCTTATTGGGCAGGGTTTGTTTGGTGATGGTGCAGCTGCCATCATTCTAGGGTCTGACCCATTGCTAGATGTCGAAAAACCACTTTTTGAGCTTATTTCTGTGGCCCAAACAATTGTTCCTGATAGTGAGAATGCAATTAACGTAAACTTACGTGAGGCTGGGCTTATATTTCATCTCCGTGAAGATGTTCCAAGACTTATCTCGAAGAACATTGAGAACAGTTTGATTGAAGCCTTTGAACCATTGGGCATTTCAAATTGGAATTCACTTTTTTGGGCTATGCATCCAGGTGGACCTGCAATCTTGGACCAAGTGGAGCAGAAACTGGCCCTTCAGCCCGATAAGTTACGAGCCTCACGACAGATGCTTAGTGAATACGGCAATATGTGGGGTGCTTCTGTCCTTTTTATCCTAAATGAATTACGAAACTTTTCGGCTACAAGTGGGCTAAATACCACCGGGGAGGGTCTAAAATGGGGAGTGCTATTTGGTTTTGGACCTGGCCTCACTGTTGAGACAGTGGTCCTCCGTAGCGTATCCATTTAA